One genomic segment of Aquipluma nitroreducens includes these proteins:
- a CDS encoding superoxide dismutase: protein MSFTLPALPYAMDALEPFISSKTLEFHHGKHHQAYVTNLNNLIVGTEFENTDLETIIKKAEGGIFNNAAQVFNHTFYFEQFSATPSTEPSGALKAAIEATFGSLDAFKEAFNKAAATQFGSGWAWLVKDSAGKLSIVQTSNAGCPVRDGLTPLLTCDVWEHAYYLDKQNLRPAYIADFWKVLDWKVVEARF, encoded by the coding sequence ATGAGTTTTACATTACCCGCATTACCCTATGCCATGGATGCACTTGAACCATTCATCAGCTCCAAAACACTTGAATTTCATCACGGCAAACACCATCAGGCTTACGTCACCAACTTAAATAACCTGATTGTTGGAACTGAATTCGAAAACACCGATCTGGAAACCATCATCAAAAAAGCTGAAGGTGGAATTTTCAACAATGCCGCACAGGTTTTTAACCACACTTTTTATTTCGAACAGTTTTCTGCAACTCCTTCAACTGAACCATCGGGAGCTTTGAAAGCTGCAATAGAAGCTACTTTCGGATCGTTGGATGCTTTCAAGGAAGCCTTCAATAAAGCTGCTGCCACTCAATTTGGTTCAGGTTGGGCCTGGTTAGTGAAAGATTCTGCTGGAAAACTGAGTATTGTTCAGACCAGCAACGCTGGTTGCCCGGTTCGCGACGGATTGACTCCGCTTTTAACCTGCGATGTTTGGGAACATGCCTACTATCTCGACAAACAGAATCTCCGTCCGGCTTACATTGCCGATTTCTGGAAAGTGCTTGACTGGAAGGTTGTTGAAGCACGTTTTTAG
- a CDS encoding superoxide dismutase: protein MAFELQKLPYAYHALEPYIDAQTMEIHHDKHHAAYTNNLNAAIQGSSLEGKTIEEILAIISAQPIAVRNNGGGFYNHNLFWDVMAPGGAKSPEGDLKKLIDHSFGSYQNFKEAFTKAALTRFGSGWAWLVKQGDSLVISSTPNQDNPLMDLAEVKGIPVLGVDVWEHAYYLKYQNRRPDYVDAFFNVVNWDEVARRFKG from the coding sequence ATGGCATTCGAATTACAAAAGTTACCATACGCATACCATGCTCTTGAACCATACATCGATGCGCAAACAATGGAAATCCATCACGACAAGCATCATGCTGCTTATACCAACAACTTAAATGCAGCTATTCAGGGCTCAAGTCTTGAAGGAAAAACAATAGAAGAAATTTTGGCTATTATATCGGCTCAACCGATTGCTGTGCGCAATAATGGTGGTGGTTTTTACAATCACAATTTATTCTGGGATGTAATGGCTCCTGGTGGTGCCAAATCTCCGGAAGGTGATTTGAAGAAATTGATCGATCATTCGTTTGGGTCATATCAAAATTTTAAAGAAGCATTTACCAAAGCTGCCCTTACCCGGTTTGGGTCCGGTTGGGCGTGGCTGGTAAAGCAGGGTGATAGTTTGGTGATTTCGTCAACACCAAATCAGGATAACCCGTTAATGGATTTGGCCGAAGTAAAAGGTATTCCGGTACTTGGGGTGGATGTGTGGGAACACGCATATTATTTGAAGTATCAAAATCGGAGACCTGATTATGTTGACGCCTTTTTCAACGTGGTTAATTGGGACGAAGTTGCCCGACGGTTTAAAGGTTAG